A region from the Populus trichocarpa isolate Nisqually-1 chromosome 18, P.trichocarpa_v4.1, whole genome shotgun sequence genome encodes:
- the LOC7461551 gene encoding dolichyl-diphosphooligosaccharide--protein glycosyltransferase subunit STT3A → MADGESSKEATARTLRNAFGNVLSFFILLLIGVLAFSIRLFSVIKYESVIHEFDPYFNYRVTQFLTKNGIYDFWNWFDDRTWYPLGRVIGGTVYPGLTLTAGTLWWLLNSLNIPLSVETVCVFTAPIFSAFASWATYLLTKEVKGTGAGLTAAVLLAMVPSYISRSVAGSYDNEAVAIFALIFTFYLYIKTLNTGSLFYATLNALAYFYMVCSWGGYTFIINLIPMHVLLCIVTGRYSSRLYIAYAPLVVLGTLLAALVPVVGFNAVMTSEHFASFLVFIIIHVVALVYHVKGNLSPRMFKVAVTLVVSVGLVVCCAMIAVLIALVASSPTKGWSGRSLSLLDPTYASKYIPIIASVSEHQPPTWPSYFMDINVLAFLVPAGIIACFLPLSDASSFVVLYIVTSVYFSGVMVRLMLVLAPAACIMSGIALSEAFNVLTRSIKFQLPGSSGTSQSRDTSLNTDGEHNDIAKTEKMDETVKERPSKKNRKKEKEPVEKASIRSRIERRLLVLPLEASVIAIILLVLLGAFYVVHCVWAAAEAYSAPSIVLTTYSRDGGLHVFDDFREAYAWLSHNTEVDDKVASWWDYGYQTTAMANRTVIVDNNTWNNTHIATVGTAMSSPEKAAWEIFNSLDVKYVLVVFGGLVGYPSDDINKFLWMVRIGGGVFPHIKEPDYLRDGQYRIDSQATPTMLNCLMYKLSYYRFVETDGKAFDRVRQTEIGKKYFKLTHFEEVFTTHHWMVRIYKLKPPKNRIRGKTKKSKLKASSTSSSKRSAAGKRNPWH, encoded by the exons ATGGCGGACGGAGAGAGCTCGAAAGAGGCAACTGCAAGAACGCTGCGGAACGCGTTTGGCAATGTGCTCTCTTTCTTCATCCTCCTCTTGATTGGAGTTCTCGCCTTCTCGATCCGCCTTTTCTCT GTAATAAAGTATGAGAGTGTTATTCACGAATTCGATCCTTATTTCAATTACAGAGTTACTCAG TTTTTGACAAAGAATGGGATTTATGACTTTTGGAATTGGTTTGATGATCGAACCTG GTATCCTCTCGGCCGTGTGATTGGTGGAACTGTTTACCCTGGGTTGACCTTGACAGCAGGCACACTATGGTG GTTATTGAATTCTTTGAACATTCCATTGTCTGTCGAGACTGTTTGTGTATTCACTGCACCAATTTTCTCTGCATTTGCCTCATGGGCAACTTACCTTTTGACCAAG GAAGTTAAGGGTACTGGTGCTGGACTGACAGCAGCTGTTCTTTTGGCCATG GTTCCATCATATATATCTCGATCTGTGGCTGGTAGCTATGACAATGAAGCTGTCGCCATATTTGCTCTTATCTTCACTTTCTATCTTTATATAAAG ACATTGAATACAGGATCCCTCTTTTACGCTACTTTAAATGCCTTGGCATACTTTTACATG GTCTGCTCATGGGGAGGGTACACCTTTATTATTAATCTAATTCCAATGCATGTGCTATTGTGCATTGTGACTGGTCGCTATTCTTCCCGACTGTACATTGCATATGCTCCTCTT GTGGTTTTAGGAACGCTTTTAGCAGCTTTGGTGCCTGTTGTTGGTTTTAATGCAGTTATGACATCAGAACATTTTGCTTCATTTTTG GTTTTCATTATCATCCATGTGGTGGCTCTTGTGTACCATGTCAAAGGGAATCTCTCTCCAAGAATGTTTAAAGTGGCTGTTACGCTTGTTGTATCTGTGGGCCT GGTAGTGTGCTGTGCTATGATAGCTGTTCTAATAGCACTGGTAGCTTCTAGCCCAACAAAGGGATGGAGCGGACGAAGTTTGAGCTTGCTTGATCC AACTTATGCAAGCAAGTATATACCAATCATTGCTAGTGTCAGTGAACATCAACCCCCTACTTGGCCATCTTACTTCATGGACATTAATGTTTTGGCTTTCTTGGTTCCAGCTGGGATTATT GCATGCTTTTTGCCTTTATCAGATGCAAGCTCCTTTGTTGTGCTTTATATTGTAACATCTGTATATTTTTCTGGTGTCATG GTGCGTCTTATGCTCGTGCTTGCTCCAGCAGCATGCATCATGTCTGGGATCGCCCTTTCTGAAGCTTTTAATGTCTTAACACGATCAATCAAGTTTCAGCTACCTGGATCATCAGGGACTTCCCAG TCAAGGGATACCAGTCTGAATACCGATGGAGAACACAATGACATAGCCAAGACTGAGAAAATGGACGAGACAGTAAAAGAACGACCATCAAAAAAGAacaggaagaaagaaaaagagccTGTGGAGAAGGCCTCTATAAGGTCCCGGATTGAAAGGAGACTTCTTGTTTTACCTTTGGAGGCATCTGTCATTGCTATTATCTTGCTCGTGTTGCTTGGCGCTTTCTATGTG GTTCATTGTGTCTGGGCAGCAGCTGAAGCTTATTCGGCACCTTCTATTGTTTTAACAACTTATTCACGAGATGGCGGTCTTCATGTTTTTGATGATTTCAGAGAGGCTTATGCATGGCTAAGCCACAATACTGAGGTGGATGATAAA GTTGCATCATGGTGGGACTATGGTTATCAAACAACTGCAATGGCTAACCGCACTGTTATTGTTGACAATAACACCTGGAATAACACGCACATTGCAACCGTTGGTACTGCTATGTCTTCTCCTGAGAAGGCAGCCTGGGAAATCTTTAACTCCTTGGATGTAAAATATGTTCTAGTTGTCTTTGGAG GTCTTGTTGGCTACCCCAGTGATGACATTAATAAGTTCCTGTGGATGGTTCGTATAGGAGGGGGGGTGTTCCCTCATATCAAAGAACCTGATTATTTA AGAGATGGTCAATACCGGATCGATTCTCAGGCCACTCCAACCATGCTAAATTGTCTCATGTACAAGCTATCATATTACAG GTTTGTGGAAACTGATGGTAAAGCCTTCGACAGAGTTAGGCAGACAGAAATTGGGAAGAAGTACTTCAAACTTACCCATTTTGAGGAG GTATTCACAACTCACCATTGGATGGTTCGCATTTACAAATTGAAACCTCCAAAGAACAGGATTCGAGGGAAGACCAAAAAATCGAAATTG AAAGCAAGCTCAACTTCTAGCTCAAAAAGAAGCGCAGCAGGAAAGAGAAACCCATGGCACTAG
- the LOC7476042 gene encoding pentatricopeptide repeat-containing protein At2g27610 isoform X2, producing the protein MPCFLCMRNPGFAGNGRGGPALGVFFRMQKEGLKPTEYTHVSVLNACTQLLDLRRGKQIHGRIIICNLGGNVFVCNALTDLYARCGEIDQARRLFDRMVIRNVVTWNLMISGYLKNRQPEKCIDLFHEMQVSNLKPDQVTVSSVLGAYIQGGYIDEARNLFGEIREKDEVCWTIMIVGCAQNGKEEDALLLFSEMLLENARPDGYTISSVVRSCAKLASLYHGQVVHGKAFLMGVNDDLLVASALVDMYCKCGVTRDAWTIFSTMQTRNVVSWNSMIGGYALNGQDLEALSLYENMLEENLKPDSVTFVGVLSACVHAGLVEEGKEYFCSMSDQHGLEPTPDHYACMVNLFGRSGHMDKAVDLISSMSQEPNSLIWTTVLSVCVMKGDIKHGEMAARCLIELNPFNAVPYIMLSNMYAARGRWKDVASIRSLMKSKHVKKFSAYSWIEIDNEVHKFVADDRTHPDAKIIHVQLNRLIRKLQEAGFSPNTNLVLHDFGEDEKLESINYHSEKLALAYGLIKKPHGVTPIRIIKNIRTCADCHIFMKFVSNITRRPVILRDSNRFHHFVEGKCSCKDYW; encoded by the exons ATGCCATGCTTTCTTTGTATGCGAAATCCGG GTTTTGCAGGAAATGGGCGTGGAGGCCCGGCACTGGGTGTTTTTTTTAGGATGCAGAAGGAAGGGCTTAAGCCCACAGAGTATACCCATGTCAGTGTTTTAAATGCGTGTACGCAATTGTTGGATTTAAGGAGAGGAAAGCAGATTCATGGAAggattattatttgtaatttaggtGGCAATGTGTTTGTTTGTAATGCTTTAACTGATTTGTATGCGAGGTGCGGGGAGATTGATCAGGCAAGGAGGTTGTTTGATAGAATGGTGATTAGGAATGTGGTAACATGgaatttgatgatttctgggtacTTGAAAAACAGGCAGCCTGAGAAATGCATTGATTTGTTTCATGAAATGCAGGTGTCAAATTTGAAGCCCGATCAGGTTACAGTTTCAAGTGTTCTTGGTGCATATATTCAAGGTGGGTATATTGATGAAGCAAGGAATTTGTTTGGTGAGATTAGAGAGAAGGATGAAGTTTGTTGGACAATAATGATTGTGGGTTGTGCGCAAAATGGAAAGGAAGAGGATGCGTTGCTGTTGTTTAGTGAGATGTTGTTAGAGAATGCCAGGCCAGATGGTTATACTATCTCGAGTGTGGTTAGATCGTGTGCCAAATTAGCTTCTTTGTATCACGGTCAGGTTGTTCATGGAAAAGCATTTCTTATGGGAGTTAATGATGATTTGCTTGTGGCTAGCGCTCTTGTTGATATGTATTGCAAATGTGGAGTCACTAGGGATGCTTGGACTATATTTAGTACGATGCAAACTCGGAATGTGGTTTCTTGGAATTCCATGATTGGGGGTTATGCATTAAATGGACAGGATTTGGAGGCCTTGTCCCTTTATGAGAATATGTTGgaagaaaatttgaaaccaGATAGTGTAACGTTTGTGGGTGTTCTATCTGCTTGTGTCCATGCTGGTTTGGTTGAAGAAGGGAAggaatatttttgttcaatGAGTGATCAACATGGGTTAGAACCTACTCCGGATCATTATGCGTGCATGGTCAATCTCTTTGGACGTTCAGGGCACATGGATAAAGCAGTTGACTTGATTAGTAGTATGTCGCAGGAACCAAATTCCTTAATTTGGACTACGGTTTTATCAGTTTGTGTAATGAAGGGTGACATTAAACATGGGGAGATGGCGGCTAGGTGCCTCATTGAATTGAATCCATTCAATGCTGTGCCTTACATCATGTTGTCTAACATGTATGCTGCTCGTGGAAGATGGAAAGATGTTGCTTCTATTAGATCTCTAATGAAGTCCAAGCATGTTAAAAAGTTTTCTGCTTACAGTTGGATTGAGATTGACAATGAAGTCCATAAGTTTGTAGCAGATGATCGAACTCATCCAGATGCAAAAATAATTCATGTGCAACTTAACAGATTGATAAGGAAACTGCAGGAAGCAGGTTTTAGTCCTAATACAAACTTGGTTCTACATGATTTTGGGGAGGATGAGAAACTTGAATCCATCAATTACCACAGTGAAAAACTTGCTCTTGCATATGGTTTAATCAAAAAGCCTCATGGAGTAACACCTATAAGGATTATAAAGAACATTCGCACTTGTGCAGACTGCCatatatttatgaaatttgTATCTAACATCACCAGAAGACCTGTCATCTTGAGAGATTCAAACAGATTCCATCATTTTGTCGAGGGGAAATGCTCCTGCAAGGACTACTGGTAA
- the LOC7488937 gene encoding SNW/SKI-interacting protein — protein sequence MAALKELLPPAKSTSATYYDHSNDPWFKQRFSSSEVEQSAGGGGINYKPVPLYLQRKGFVPRKVEDFGDGGAFPEIHVAQYPLDMGRNKSAKPGSKILALTVDAHGNVAYDAIVRQNENAKKIVYSQHKDLIPKILRSEEEGDEDGDGDGDEELQKEIEDTTLETKAALEKIVNVRLSAAQPKNVPKQSSDSKYIKYKPSQQSAAFNSGAKERIIRMVEMPVDPLEPPKFKHKRVPKASGSPPVPVMHSPPRPVTVKDQQDWKIPPCISNWKNPKGYTIPLDKRLAADGRGLQDVQINDNFAKLSEALYVAEQKAREAVAMRSKVQKEMMMKEKERKEQELRALAQKARSERTGAAPPPSAPVPSERGAMDDVDMRGDYEHVKDRERDAPKETREEREERLRREKIREERRRERERERRLEAKDAAMGKKSKITRDRDRDISEKVALGMASTGAGKGGEVAYDQRLFNQEKGMDSGFAADDQYSVYDKGLFTAQPTLSTLYRPKKDVDAEMYGGADEQLDKIMKTERFKPDKEFAGTSQRTGPRDRPVEFEKDEEEADPFGLDQFLTEVKKGKKPTDKVGTGGTMRASAGSSMRDGHDGGSGRTRIGFERGR from the coding sequence ATGGCGGCTTTAAAGGAATTACTGCCTCCGGCGAAATCAACCAGCGCAACTTATTATGATCATTCAAATGATCCGTGGTTCAAGCAGAGGTTTAGTTCATCTGAGGTTGAACAATCTGCTGGTGGTGGTGGGATCAATTATAAACCTGTACCTCTTTACTTGCAGCGGAAGGGTTTTGTTCCCAGGAAAGTTGAAGATTTTGGAGATGGGGGTGCGTTTCCAGAGATTCATGTTGCGCAGTACCCTCTTGATATGGGTAGGAATAAGTCTGCGAAACCTGGGTCCAAGATTTTGGCTTTGACTGTTGATGCTCATGGGAATGTTGCGTATGACGCTATTGTGAGACAGAATGAGAATGCTAAGAAGATTGTGTATTCTCAGCATAAGGATTTGATTCCGAAGATTTTGAGGAGTGAGGAAGAGGGAGATGAGGATGGGGATGGGGATGGGGATGAGGAATTGCAGAAAGAGATCGAGGACACTACGCTGGAAACTAAAGCTGCGCTTGAAAAGATTGTGAATGTCAGATTGAGTGCAGCGCAGCCGAAGAATGTGCCCAAACAGTCTTCGGATTCCAAGTATATAAAGTACAAGCCTTCGCAACAGTCGGCAGCGTTTAACTCGGGTGCAAAAGAGAGGATTATTAGAATGGTGGAGATGCCGGTGGACCCGCTTGAGCCACCTAAGTTCAAGCATAAGAGGGTTCCAAAGGCATCGGGATCACCACCTGTGCCAGTTATGCACTCGCCACCTCGACCTGTGACCGTGAAGGATCAGCAGGATTGGAAAATCCCACCTTGTATCTCAAATTGGAAGAACCCTAAGGGCTACACGATTCCTCTTGATAAGCGTCTGGCTGCTGATGGAAGAGGTTTGCAGGATGTTcaaattaatgataattttgcTAAGCTGTCAGAAGCCCTTTATGTTGCTGAGCAAAAGGCTAGAGAAGCTGTTGCTATGAGATCCAAGGTTCAAaaggagatgatgatgaaggagaaggaaaggaaagagcAGGAGTTGCGGGCATTAGCTCAGAAAGCTCGTTCTGAGAGAACTGGTGCTGCACCCCCACCGTCTGCTCCAGTCCCATCAGAGAGGGGTGCAATGGATGATGTTGACATGAGAGGGGATTATGAGCATGTGAAGGACAGGGAGAGGGATGCCCCAAAGGAGACAAGGGAAGAGAGGGAAGAGAGGCTGCGGCGCGAGAAAATTCGAGAGGAGCGCCGTCGAgaaagggagagagaaagaagattGGAAGCAAAAGATGCTGCAATGGGTAAGAAGAGCAAGATCACTAGAGATAGAGATCGTGACATCAGCGAGAAGGTTGCTCTTGGTATGGCCTCTACTGGAGCTGGAAAAGGGGGAGAAGTTGCATATGATCAAAGGTTGTTCAACCAAGAGAAAGGAATGGATTCTGGTTTTGCTGCTGATGATCAATACAGTGTGTATGATAAAGGCCTTTTCACGGCTCAGCCCACACTTTCAACTCTATACCGGCCGAAGAAAGATGTTGATGCTGAAATGTATGGAGGCGCAGATGAGCAATTAGATAAGATAATGAAGACAGAACGATTCAAACCTGACAAGGAATTTGCTGGTACTTCACAGAGGACCGGTCCACGTGACAGGCCAGTTGAGTTTGAGAAGGATGAAGAAGAAGCTGATCCATTTGGTCTGGATCAGTTCTTGACTGAAGTAAAGAAGGGTAAGAAACCGACAGACAAAGTTGGTACTGGTGGCACAATGAGAGCTAGTGCAGGATCTTCAATGCGAGATGGCCATGATGGAGGCTCTGGTAGAACTCGTATTGGATTTGAGAGAGGGCGTTAG
- the LOC7476042 gene encoding pentatricopeptide repeat-containing protein At4g02750 isoform X1 gives MNSKLKLRQAIDTLYTNGPASHECYTRLALECFRASDVDQAKRLKSHMDLHLFKPNDTFIHNRLLNLYAKSGEISHARKLFDEMTQRDNFSWNAMLSLYAKSGLVEDLRVIFDNMPSRDSVSYNTVISGFAGNGRGGPALGVFFRMQKEGLKPTEYTHVSVLNACTQLLDLRRGKQIHGRIIICNLGGNVFVCNALTDLYARCGEIDQARRLFDRMVIRNVVTWNLMISGYLKNRQPEKCIDLFHEMQVSNLKPDQVTVSSVLGAYIQGGYIDEARNLFGEIREKDEVCWTIMIVGCAQNGKEEDALLLFSEMLLENARPDGYTISSVVRSCAKLASLYHGQVVHGKAFLMGVNDDLLVASALVDMYCKCGVTRDAWTIFSTMQTRNVVSWNSMIGGYALNGQDLEALSLYENMLEENLKPDSVTFVGVLSACVHAGLVEEGKEYFCSMSDQHGLEPTPDHYACMVNLFGRSGHMDKAVDLISSMSQEPNSLIWTTVLSVCVMKGDIKHGEMAARCLIELNPFNAVPYIMLSNMYAARGRWKDVASIRSLMKSKHVKKFSAYSWIEIDNEVHKFVADDRTHPDAKIIHVQLNRLIRKLQEAGFSPNTNLVLHDFGEDEKLESINYHSEKLALAYGLIKKPHGVTPIRIIKNIRTCADCHIFMKFVSNITRRPVILRDSNRFHHFVEGKCSCKDYW, from the coding sequence ATGAATTCCAAACTCAAGCTTCGCCAAGCAATAGACACACTGTACACTAACGGACCAGCAAGTCATGAATGCTACACTCGCCTTGCACTCGAATGCTTTCGAGCCAGTGATGTTGATCAAGCCAAGAGATTGAAATCCCACATGGACCTTCATTTGTTTAAACCCAATGACACTTTCATTCACAATCGTCTTCTCAACTTGTACGCAAAATCAGGAGAAATCTCTCATGCTCGGAAACTGTTTGATGAAATGACCCAAAGAGATAATTTCTCGTGGAATGCCATGCTTTCTTTGTATGCGAAATCCGGGTTAGTCGAGGATTTAAGGGTTATCTTTGATAACATGCCTTCTCGTGACTCAGTATCGTATAATACGGTGATTTCAGGTTTTGCAGGAAATGGGCGTGGAGGCCCGGCACTGGGTGTTTTTTTTAGGATGCAGAAGGAAGGGCTTAAGCCCACAGAGTATACCCATGTCAGTGTTTTAAATGCGTGTACGCAATTGTTGGATTTAAGGAGAGGAAAGCAGATTCATGGAAggattattatttgtaatttaggtGGCAATGTGTTTGTTTGTAATGCTTTAACTGATTTGTATGCGAGGTGCGGGGAGATTGATCAGGCAAGGAGGTTGTTTGATAGAATGGTGATTAGGAATGTGGTAACATGgaatttgatgatttctgggtacTTGAAAAACAGGCAGCCTGAGAAATGCATTGATTTGTTTCATGAAATGCAGGTGTCAAATTTGAAGCCCGATCAGGTTACAGTTTCAAGTGTTCTTGGTGCATATATTCAAGGTGGGTATATTGATGAAGCAAGGAATTTGTTTGGTGAGATTAGAGAGAAGGATGAAGTTTGTTGGACAATAATGATTGTGGGTTGTGCGCAAAATGGAAAGGAAGAGGATGCGTTGCTGTTGTTTAGTGAGATGTTGTTAGAGAATGCCAGGCCAGATGGTTATACTATCTCGAGTGTGGTTAGATCGTGTGCCAAATTAGCTTCTTTGTATCACGGTCAGGTTGTTCATGGAAAAGCATTTCTTATGGGAGTTAATGATGATTTGCTTGTGGCTAGCGCTCTTGTTGATATGTATTGCAAATGTGGAGTCACTAGGGATGCTTGGACTATATTTAGTACGATGCAAACTCGGAATGTGGTTTCTTGGAATTCCATGATTGGGGGTTATGCATTAAATGGACAGGATTTGGAGGCCTTGTCCCTTTATGAGAATATGTTGgaagaaaatttgaaaccaGATAGTGTAACGTTTGTGGGTGTTCTATCTGCTTGTGTCCATGCTGGTTTGGTTGAAGAAGGGAAggaatatttttgttcaatGAGTGATCAACATGGGTTAGAACCTACTCCGGATCATTATGCGTGCATGGTCAATCTCTTTGGACGTTCAGGGCACATGGATAAAGCAGTTGACTTGATTAGTAGTATGTCGCAGGAACCAAATTCCTTAATTTGGACTACGGTTTTATCAGTTTGTGTAATGAAGGGTGACATTAAACATGGGGAGATGGCGGCTAGGTGCCTCATTGAATTGAATCCATTCAATGCTGTGCCTTACATCATGTTGTCTAACATGTATGCTGCTCGTGGAAGATGGAAAGATGTTGCTTCTATTAGATCTCTAATGAAGTCCAAGCATGTTAAAAAGTTTTCTGCTTACAGTTGGATTGAGATTGACAATGAAGTCCATAAGTTTGTAGCAGATGATCGAACTCATCCAGATGCAAAAATAATTCATGTGCAACTTAACAGATTGATAAGGAAACTGCAGGAAGCAGGTTTTAGTCCTAATACAAACTTGGTTCTACATGATTTTGGGGAGGATGAGAAACTTGAATCCATCAATTACCACAGTGAAAAACTTGCTCTTGCATATGGTTTAATCAAAAAGCCTCATGGAGTAACACCTATAAGGATTATAAAGAACATTCGCACTTGTGCAGACTGCCatatatttatgaaatttgTATCTAACATCACCAGAAGACCTGTCATCTTGAGAGATTCAAACAGATTCCATCATTTTGTCGAGGGGAAATGCTCCTGCAAGGACTACTGGTAA
- the LOC7488936 gene encoding protein unc-13 homolog — protein MPLSYPIQDFDSPFGHFDSELSDSDLRHTAYEILIGACRTSGTRPLTYIPQSDRTISQYKVSAAAAAAPSPPPSLQRSLTSSAASKVKKSLGMRSGSKRRLGGGESVGNQGRATVGELIRVQMRVTEQTDSRTRRAILRIAAGQLGRRVESMVLPLELLQQLKPADFPNQKEYEAWKRRNLKLLEAGLLLHPHLPLNKADAAPQRLHQIIRGALDKPIDSRKNSESMQVLRSAVMSLACRSFDGSVSETCHWADGFPLNLRLYQLLLDACFDVNDESIVIEELDEVLELIKKTWGILGMNQMLHNLCFLWVLFYHYVATGQVEDDLLFAANNLLMEVEKDAKASKDPEYSKILSSTLSSILGWAEKRLLAYHDSFHSDNTESMQSIVSLAVIAAKILEEDISHENRRKRKEVNVAHDRIDTFIRSSLRSAFAQKMEKVKASKQLSSQRKNLPRLSILAQEISELAFNEKAIFSPILKRWHPLAAGVAVATLHSCYWNELRKFISSISELTPDAIEVLRAADKLEKDIVQIAVEDAVDSDDGGKSIIQEMPPYEAEAVIANLVKSWIKTRADRLNEWVDRNLQQEVWNPRANKEQFAPSAVEVLRSVDETLEAFFLLPIPMHAVLLPDLVTGLDRCLQNYILKAKSGCGTRDTFIPTMPALTRCTTGSKFRVFKKEKSQITQRRKCQVGTVNGDSSHGIPQLCVRMNTLQYIRTQLEVLEKRTVIQLRNSNATNANHFADGTGKKFELSRSAFVECIQLLCEATAYKVVFHELSHVLWDGLYVGEVSSSRIEPFLQELEQYLEIISSTVHDRVRTRVITDVMKASFDGFLMVLLAGGPARAFTLQDSEIIEEDFKFLTDMFWSNGDGLPTDLIDKYSTTVKDVLSLFRIDSVSLVEQFRSLSFESHGSSAKSRLPMPPTSGQWNSTEPNTVLRVLCYRSDETAAKFLKKAYNLPKKL, from the exons ATGCCTCTTTCTTACCCTATTCAAGACTTTGATTCTCCTTTTGGGCATTTTGATTCTGAATTGTCGGATTCGGACCTCCGACATACTGCTTACGAGATCCTCATCGGAGCATGCCGGACATCTGGAACTAGGCCTTTGACTTATATTCCTCAGTCCGACAGGACTATTTCTCAATATAAGGTTtcggctgctgctgctgctgctccatCCCCGCCCCCGTCTTTGCAGAGGTCGCTCACGTCTTCAGCGGCGAGTAAGGTGAAAAAGTCGTTGGGGATGAGGTCTGGTTCTAAAAGGAGACTTGGTGGTGGTGAATCGGTGGGGAATCAAGGGAGAGCGACGGTTGGGGAATTGATTAGGGTTCAAATGAGGGTCACGGAGCAGACTGATTCAAGAACTAGGCGAGCTATTTTGAGGATTGCTGCTGGTCAG CTTGGAAGGCGTGTAGAGTCGATGGTTCTGCCACTTGAACTATTGCAGCAGCTCAAGCCTGCAGATTTTCCTAATCAGAAAGAATACGAAGCATGGAAGAGGAGAAATTTGAAGCTTCTAGAAGCGGGGCTGCTTTTGCATCCTCACCTGCCACTGAACAAGGCAGACGCTGCTCCACAGCGCCTCCACCAGATTATTCGTGGGGCATTAGATAAACCAATTGATTCCAGAAAGAACAGTGAATCGATGCAAGTTCTCCGCAGTGCTGTTATGTCTCTTGCATGTAGATCATTTGATGGGTCTGTTTCTGAAACTTGTCACTGGGCAGATGGGTTTCCGTTGAATCTCAGACTCTACCAATTGCTCTTAGATGCTTGCTTTGATGTTAATGATGAATCAATTGTTATTGAAGAGCTTGATGAGGTTTTAGAACTCATAAAGAAGACTTGGGGAATCCTTGGAATGAACCAAATGTTGCACAATCTCTGTTTCCTGTGGGTTTTATTTTACCATTATGTTGCGACTGGCCAAGTTGAGGATGACCTGTTGTTTGCTGCCAATAATCTGTTGATGGAAGTCGAAAAGGATGCAAAGGCAAGCAAGGATCCAGAGTATTCCAAGATTTTGAGTTCGACATTGAGTTCAATATTGGGATGGGCAGAGAAAAGGCTTCTTGCTTACCATGATAGTTTCCATAGTGACAATACTGAATCAATGCAAAGCATTGTTTCTTTGGCAGTTATAGCAGCAAAAATACTGGAAGAAGATATCTCTCATGAGAATCgtaggaaaaggaaagaagtcAATGTTGCTCATGATAGGATTGACACTTTCATCAGATCATCATTGCGCTCTGCTTTTGCTCAG AAAATGGAGAAAGTTAAGGCTAGCAAACAGTTATCTAGTCAAAGGAAAAATCTCCCTCGCCTGTCTATTCTTGCACAAGAAATCAGTGAACTGGCTTTTAATGAGAAGGCAATTTTTAGTCCCATACTGAAGAGATGGCACCCCCTTGCAGCAGGCGTAGCTGTAGCCACGCTTCATTCTTGCTATTGGAATGAGCTGAGGAAATTCATTTCGAGTATCAGTGAATTGACACCTGATGCTATTGAGGTGCTGAGGGCTGCTGACAAATTGGAGAAAGATATTGTGCAGATCGCAGTTGAAGATGCAGTAGACAGTGATGATGGTGGGAAGTCAATAATCCAAGAGATGCCTCCTTATGAGGCTGAAGCTGTAATTGCCAACCTTGTGAAGTCATGGATAAAGACGAGAGCTGACAGACTGAATGAGTGGGTTGATAGAAATCTACAACAAGAG GTATGGAATCCACGGGCAAATAAAGAGCAGTTTGCTCCTTCTGCTGTTGAAGTTCTACGCAGTGTAGATGAAACTTTGGAGGCATTCTTCTTGTTGCCAATACCTATGCATGCAGTCTTGCTTCCTGATTTGGTCACTGGCCTTGACAGATGTTTGCAGAATTACATATTGAAGGCAAAATCTGGCTGTG GGACACGAGATACTTTCATTCCTACTATGCCTGCGTTAACTAGATGTACAACAGGATCCAAATTTCGTGTATTTAAGAAGGAGAAGTCACAAATAACCCAGAGGAGGAAATGTCAGGTTGGGACTGTGAATGGCGATAGCTCCCATGGGATACCACAGCTATGTGTACGTATGAATACTTTGCAGTATATTCGCACACAGTTGGAGGTTTTGGAGAAGAGGACTGTTATCCAGCTTAGGAATTCTAACGCTACCAATGCAAATCATTTTGCTGATGGAACAGGGAAAAAGTTTGAGTTGTCAAGATCTGCTTTTGTTGAATGTATCCAGCTTCTCTGTGAGGCAACAGCATACAAGGTTGTCTTTCATGAGCTGAGTCATGTTCTGTGGGATGGCCTTTATGTTGGAGAAGTTTCATCTTCTAGGATTGAGCCTTTCCTTCAGGAGCTTGAGCAATATTTGGAAATTATTTCATCTACAGTACATGACAGAGTGAGAACACGTGTCATCACAGATGTTATGAAAGCTTCTTTTGATGGATTCCTGATGGTGTTGCTTGCTGGAGGCCCTGCTCGCGCTTTCACTCTTCAAGATTCTGAGATAATCGAGGAAGATTTCAAATTTCTCACAGATATGTTCTGGTCCAACGGAGATGGTTTGCCAACAGATTTAATTGATAAGTATTCAACCACAGTTAAAGATGTACTCTCCTTGTTTCGTATAGATTCTGTGAGCCTTGTTGAGCAATTCAGAAGTCTGTCATTCGAGAGTCATGGCTCTTCTGCTAAATCCAGATTGCCAATGCCTCCAACTTCAGGTCAATGGAATTCTACTGAACCAAACACAGTCTTGCGAGTTTTGTGTTATCGGAGTGATGAGACAGCTGCGAAGTTCCTAAAGAAGGCTTACAACCTGCCTAAGAAACTATAA